The sequence CTCTAATAATCACTTGCACATCAGAaacaacaacttgcatttaCATATAGTGCAAAGCACCCCAAGCACtatgtactgtaaatgcaaCCTCACAATAAGTTGATTATtaacacattttcatattatttttatatactTTTCAGATCTGACTATCTTAAAGACTTTAAAATGAAGCAAGAGCTGCGAGAGCTGAGTTTGAGCTGCAAGAGCTGagttttatttgtttcttttaagaAATCTCCTTAGCATCTGTCTGAGGGGAATGCAGGTGGTGGACTCCTCCTGAGCAACTGGGCAGtcctgggtggtggtgggggccgtCCGCTTTGTACATCTGAACCTGCTCCAGACCCTTCTCCAGAATGGCTTGGAGGTCCCCTCGGTCCTTCCCAAAGAAGTGGGGGTCTCAGGCACAGTGGGGGTGTCAGGGGCATCAAAAGTGAAGGACAGTGTCTCCTCATGCACCATCTGGATGCTGTTTTTAAAGCTTATGGTTAACAACAGGGACTGATCATCTGTTGTAACATCCGGCTGCACAGTGAGGCCACAGGCAGGGTCCTCCACATCAGTTGCCGGGGTCAGGAGATCCTGGGTGGCTTGAGTAAGGGCAGCGGTCTCAACAGCCTGCTTCAGAGACATCAGAGAGGCCTCAGAGGATGACTGCTGGGGAGATGCTCGCTGCTCCACAGCGTGGTCTGATGTCTGATCCTCAGCGAGATGGACGTCATCCACCAAGACGTCGTCGTCATCGTCGTCATCCAGCAGGACTTCCTGGGATGTTGCCTCATGAGCGCTTTTGGCAGGGGGCTCATCCTCCACCTGTTCTGCCTCCTGTTGGGCAACCTCCTCTGGCATCAGGTTGTCCTCATTGATAAAGAGGAGAACGGGGGTCACCTCACCAGACCTGGGTTCAGGGAGGGGACTGGGGACCTGGGAGGTGGGCTCCTGGGTCTCGACCCAACAGTCGGGGGCTGGGCGATTTGCCCGCGGGAAGTGGTGACTTGTCACCAGCACTGCTGTCGTTGTCGATGTGTTCCATCATGTTTCTCCAATAAAATGTCCGTATAGCAAAGTAGCTTAACAAGAAGTGACAAACAACAAGTTGGACAGCTCTATTTATAGCCCATCGCCATTGTGACGAAATTATATCGAAGTAGGCTACGTAGAAAATTTCGAATTATGGATGTATTGTTGCGTCTACATATTGCAGTAGGTAGCCTATAGGCCCAGCCAGAGCACTACCTCTAACTctgggtaggcctacgtttcttTATAACAAAACATATAGAATTCATACAACGAATGTATTATTCTAATAACCTCTCCCAGCTTAGGCTGTTATACGTTTCGCCGATATGTATCGATTAACGGATCAATTATGTCCGCCGAGACTGCCAATCTGTGTAGCATTGGTGTGACTCGCATTGTTGTTTTGATCTGGCTGCATCATCATAAGGAGCCCACGCTGTCGCGCCGTCTTTTAAAACTTGACTATCCGCGAAATGAGTAACATTGTAACCTGTAATGTGCAAATAAACATGACTATATGCTTTTGGACCAGTTAGGTTCGACGGAGATGTAAGGAATGACTATAGATTCAAGTGTacttagcctataggcctatcagaaagtTAGAAGACTAGCCTAATATTAAGCCATGTTTAGAGTTATGTTTTAAATAAActggctaaataaataaataaaggaaatGTATCCTCTCATACAAAAACACTGTATCAAGTAATACATGTGATAAATAATTCTAGGTGCACCCTTATTAATTTAACTATTGCAGTAGGGCCTACTTAACATTTTATGGAAGATGTGTTACTGTCAGAACCTTGAGGATTTCAACCAAAAACAGTTGGTTCTcaataatatagcctacaagatCCTGTTGTTGTTTGATACGAGATCCTTACAATTTTCATTTCACCATTTTCTTCTTTGGaaatatagtaggcctagttgCTGATGGTAAGCTCAAGGTTGTGAAATAAAACTTTCATGAAATTTTAACTCTAGGAGTTGGAAGCTTTTGTAACATGGGCTGTCAACATTGGACACCAGAATGAGGTGCTGCTTCAGAACAGAAATTAAAGGGGTCATTTCAGTTACACAGAGGGAAGATGTTACATTTCTCTGTGCAATTGGCTGGGGACTTCTCCCTTGGTAGCTGATTAACAACCAAGACGAACTAGCATAATACAATATGACACAGGATACAAAGCAATCCAAAATTGAGTCGAGAGTGCACAACAAGAACATAATCACAAATTAGTGGGAGGAACATGTCAAATTTACAAAGGTACAGTACAAGGCTTGGCAGCCTGGGATTCCCCGGAAGTTACTGCATGTATTGCTCATGCCATCTCAGCACAAAACTTAAGGTTTCTCATTCTCATAGGACTCAAGCACTAAACACAGACAATCACTACTAATCAACCAACCAGCTACTTGTGTGAGAGCTGTGCTCTGCTTTGCGCTAGGTATACATTGAGGTGTACCCATGCTTGCCTGAGTTCATAATTGTTGCCACTGCCAGCTCCCAAATCTCCCTCCATCAAAAACatacaaagaaaatacaaagtGTATGTGAGTCTGAGGTTtcttattcatttgaaactgactgctacattttgtttttccccAGGCACTGAGTCTGCATCTATGGTGAAGCGTGATGTGCCCGCGGAGATTGAGAAGATCACCAAGTACCTCCAGGAGCTGAGCAGCatgctcaccaccaccaccgctgaaCTGGTGGAGAAGATTAAGGCCGCTGACCTGACCAGCCAGGCTGAGTGAGTATCCACAACAGAGCAGCATTACAGAGACTCTGATGTGTAGAGCTTAACcacgtttgtgtttgtttgtttgtgtgtgtttatttgtttgttattttgtatgtatgcttgtgtttgtttgtttgtttatttgtgtacaaAAGTTTAAAAGATTTTCAGCAAATGAGCAGACACCAATAAATAAATGGAAAGCAATTTATTTAATTGCAAAAACTTTCTTGATTATGCCACAAATGTCAAATGATGATGTGCTAAATGTGGCTAACGCTTCCCTCTTCTCTGCTTTAGGGCTTACCTTCAGGAGGGCAAGGCTCAGGTGCAGCCACTGCTGGAGAAGGTCCAAGCACAGCTGAAGCCCCTGACAGCCAACATTGATGAGAAGCTCAAGCCCCTGTCCGGACCCATCCTGTCCCAGATCCAGCCTCTCGCTGCCTCCGTCGAGGCCCAGGTGGAGGATCTCCTCAGGAAGGTGATGGACCACACCAAGGCCCTGCTCCCTCCTCAGTAAATCAACAGGCCCCTGCTGACTCCAAATGTGCATTATCTTGAAGACAAAAACTTTTGTTGTTGCATCATGTCATGTATCACTGCTATGCTGCTCTGCTGAGCCCCTCTCAGCCTTGGAATGAGTTTACTGATTATTTATCTGAATCCTTAAAACGCTTCAGAGGTGACCATCTAATgcgtgtgatgtgtttgtggaaGAATGGCTTCTCTAGaatggtgtgtactgtatgttctgtgatgaaaatgttgaaaaacaaaaactcaaaagTGGTTTGTGGTTACAAATATCCACTGTGATGGTTTAATCACTAAAACCATGATCAATGGATCATGTGCATTAATGCATCTGATGGATCAGTAGAGTTTAGATGTGGATTTAGGCCAACAATATCAGGTAGCGAACTTAAGTAAACATACAGAAAAGTGTTGAcctgatatttctgatatacaAGCAGCCAGCCAGTGCAAATAGTGTGTTATTCTATATAAAATCAGTACCTCTACCCCTAAGATTATATGTCACTCATGCAATCAGTATCACATGCTGTGAGACATACAGAAAAGGTAAAGATAAACTTGGCCGACAAATGCTATGAAAACAGTGATTTCTTTAATGTGTTCAGAATTTATGACTGTCTTCCTGTATCTGTGCTGTATAGTCAGTGCAGCTTTACAAAGGTCTCTGGTAGAAGTAACAAGGAAGAAATATTTTTTACTTCACTTTGGGCAAAAATATGCCCAATCTAAGACCTAATGCATGTTTGAAATTGACACAAAAGGAATATTAATGGTACTGTACATCAAACATTATTTCAGTGCTTTATGACAAACCAAGTTGTCAATGGTGTCTTTCTACA is a genomic window of Alosa sapidissima isolate fAloSap1 chromosome 10, fAloSap1.pri, whole genome shotgun sequence containing:
- the LOC121721251 gene encoding type-4 ice-structuring protein LS-12-like encodes the protein MVKRDVPAEIEKITKYLQELSSMLTTTTAELVEKIKAADLTSQAEAYLQEGKAQVQPLLEKVQAQLKPLTANIDEKLKPLSGPILSQIQPLAASVEAQVEDLLRKVMDHTKALLPPQ